Proteins found in one Pseudoxanthomonas sp. SL93 genomic segment:
- the rpmF gene encoding 50S ribosomal protein L32 yields MAVQKSRVTPSRRGQRRSHDALTAKQLSTDPTTGEIHLRHHVTADGYYRGKKVIATKTTQVEED; encoded by the coding sequence ATGGCTGTGCAGAAATCCCGCGTCACCCCGTCCCGCCGTGGTCAGCGTCGTTCGCATGACGCCCTGACCGCCAAGCAGCTGTCCACCGACCCCACCACTGGCGAGATCCACCTGCGCCACCACGTGACGGCCGATGGTTACTACCGCGGCAAGAAGGTCATCGCCACCAAGACCACGCAGGTCGAGGAAGATTGA
- a CDS encoding YceD family protein, producing the protein MSANTPEMLDAWRMVAARRSFEGRLPLSAMTRLQGLLVDAEGEVRYTIEFDRDALQVPYVELQIDAGLPLVCQRSLQRFVLPVSITQRLGLVRDEAEESALPPGYEALLVPEDGMLRAVELVEDELVLAVPVVAVAPGSDAVEREWPAQEEELAKASPFAALTSLKKN; encoded by the coding sequence ATGTCCGCGAATACGCCCGAGATGTTGGATGCTTGGCGCATGGTCGCGGCCCGGCGCAGTTTCGAAGGTCGCCTGCCGTTGTCCGCCATGACGCGCCTGCAGGGCCTTCTGGTCGATGCCGAGGGCGAAGTGCGCTACACGATCGAGTTTGATCGGGATGCGCTGCAGGTGCCCTACGTCGAGCTGCAGATCGATGCCGGCCTGCCGCTGGTCTGCCAGCGCAGCCTGCAGCGGTTCGTGTTGCCGGTCAGCATCACCCAGCGACTGGGCCTGGTGCGGGACGAGGCGGAGGAATCCGCGCTCCCGCCCGGCTACGAGGCGCTGCTGGTGCCGGAGGATGGCATGCTGCGCGCCGTCGAGCTGGTGGAGGACGAACTGGTCCTCGCCGTGCCTGTGGTGGCGGTGGCGCCGGGGTCGGACGCGGTCGAACGCGAATGGCCGGCGCAGGAAGAAGAATTGGCCAAGGCCAGCCCGTTCGCGGCGCTGACCTCGCTGAAGAAGAACTAG
- a CDS encoding Maf family nucleotide pyrophosphatase, whose protein sequence is MPLLLASTSRYRRELLERLRLPFHIARPDVDETPHPDETIPALAARLARAKAGAIAQQQPEAWVIGSDQAAELDGQPLGKPGQRDAAIAQLTAMSGREVHFHTAVCLLREGQVLEALDTTTVRFRTLTAGEIERYVDAEQPFDCAGSFKAEGLGIALFEAIESTDPSALVGLPLIALARMLREAGFELP, encoded by the coding sequence ATGCCCCTGCTGCTTGCCTCCACCTCCCGTTACCGCCGCGAACTGCTGGAACGCCTGCGCCTGCCGTTCCATATCGCGCGTCCGGACGTGGACGAGACGCCGCATCCCGACGAAACCATCCCTGCCCTGGCGGCCCGCCTGGCCCGGGCCAAGGCCGGGGCCATCGCCCAGCAGCAGCCGGAGGCCTGGGTGATCGGTTCGGACCAGGCGGCGGAGCTGGACGGCCAACCGCTGGGCAAGCCCGGCCAGCGCGATGCCGCCATCGCCCAGCTGACGGCCATGTCGGGGCGCGAGGTGCATTTTCACACGGCGGTCTGCCTGCTGCGCGAGGGGCAGGTGCTGGAGGCGCTGGACACCACGACGGTCCGTTTCCGGACCCTGACCGCGGGCGAAATCGAGCGTTACGTGGACGCCGAGCAGCCGTTCGACTGCGCGGGCAGCTTCAAGGCCGAAGGCCTGGGCATCGCGCTTTTCGAGGCCATCGAGTCGACGGATCCGTCCGCGCTGGTCGGCCTGCCGCTGATCGCCCTGGCCCGGATGCTGCGCGAGGCCGGGTTCGAGCTGCCCTGA
- a CDS encoding glycosyltransferase family 39 protein, with product MQDEQRARQWFIALWAVATVIKVVVAARLPLFVDEAFYWQEGRHLAAAYSDLPGLTAWLTRLGTVVGGDHVLALRAPFLLLAAALPWLVVRTSAHWFGATMGWQAGMLVVLMPLSGTLGLLALPDVPMAVATVLCADAGARLLRQVDAMSAAELALGLVIGALSHYRFVGVIGVGLLALLWLPQGRAVLRDARVWVALAAGIAAWAPLLAWNLEYADAGLRFQLLDRHPWAFHVDGFRFVLIQAAMATPLLFWAMLQVSVRGLRGGGVSLPQWRYFALLGAISTFGFFALGFFADNERVSFHWPLPGYLALLAVVPLLLREWSTVARRAAWGLAGAGALLMLGYYLAVSMPAVRAQLAGDKYYPSNFSGWDRLATEVRRARARLPEDTVVIADSFKTGAALGFALGDAGIPVLDHPLNHKHGRAPQLQLWKLQHDGRRTTPALLVVGATDVKFSALLAHYQQLCRVVGPLPSAEVVNIDHGARRFLLFALPAEPEEGDCITPVVANIDAPVIGARVARRFTVSGWAVKDVAGVRKVEVTLDGRVVAQAEDAGANDWLRGFLKHGSRDPRMPRVQFRAEVDAGGWDAGRHWLGLRITGGDGSVEQWAEQVVVLE from the coding sequence ATGCAGGACGAACAACGCGCCAGGCAATGGTTCATCGCACTATGGGCAGTGGCAACCGTGATCAAGGTCGTGGTTGCCGCGCGCCTGCCGCTGTTCGTCGATGAGGCGTTCTACTGGCAGGAAGGACGGCACCTGGCGGCGGCGTACTCTGACCTGCCGGGATTGACGGCATGGCTGACCCGCCTCGGCACCGTCGTGGGCGGCGACCATGTCCTCGCATTGCGCGCGCCGTTCCTGCTGCTGGCGGCAGCGCTGCCCTGGCTGGTGGTGCGTACCTCGGCTCATTGGTTCGGCGCCACGATGGGATGGCAGGCGGGCATGCTGGTCGTGCTGATGCCGCTGTCGGGCACCCTGGGCCTGCTGGCGCTGCCGGACGTGCCGATGGCGGTGGCGACGGTGCTGTGCGCCGATGCGGGCGCGCGCCTGCTGCGCCAGGTGGATGCGATGTCGGCGGCCGAGCTGGCGCTGGGTCTGGTGATCGGGGCGCTGAGTCATTACCGCTTCGTCGGGGTGATCGGCGTCGGCCTGCTGGCGCTGCTGTGGTTGCCGCAGGGCCGTGCGGTATTGCGTGATGCGCGGGTGTGGGTGGCGCTGGCGGCGGGCATCGCCGCCTGGGCCCCGTTGCTGGCCTGGAACCTGGAGTATGCCGACGCCGGCCTGCGCTTCCAGTTGCTGGACCGTCACCCGTGGGCGTTCCATGTGGATGGTTTCCGCTTCGTGTTGATCCAGGCCGCGATGGCGACGCCGCTGCTGTTCTGGGCGATGCTGCAGGTCTCGGTGCGCGGGTTGCGTGGCGGCGGCGTGTCGTTGCCACAGTGGCGTTATTTCGCGCTGCTCGGCGCGATATCCACGTTCGGGTTTTTCGCGCTTGGCTTCTTCGCGGACAACGAGCGTGTCAGTTTCCACTGGCCGCTGCCGGGCTACCTGGCATTGCTCGCCGTCGTGCCGCTGCTGTTGCGCGAATGGTCAACGGTCGCACGCCGGGCCGCGTGGGGCCTGGCCGGCGCGGGTGCGTTGCTGATGCTGGGGTATTACCTGGCGGTGTCGATGCCGGCTGTCCGTGCGCAGCTCGCCGGCGACAAGTACTACCCCTCCAACTTCTCGGGCTGGGACCGCCTGGCAACGGAAGTGCGACGCGCGCGTGCCCGTTTGCCCGAAGACACGGTGGTGATCGCCGACAGCTTCAAGACCGGGGCAGCGCTGGGCTTCGCGCTGGGCGATGCCGGCATCCCGGTGCTGGACCATCCCCTCAACCACAAGCACGGGCGTGCCCCGCAACTGCAGCTGTGGAAATTGCAGCACGATGGCCGGCGCACGACACCCGCATTGCTGGTGGTGGGTGCGACAGACGTGAAGTTCAGTGCGCTGCTCGCGCACTACCAGCAGCTGTGTCGTGTCGTCGGTCCGCTGCCGTCCGCCGAGGTCGTCAACATCGACCATGGCGCGCGACGTTTCCTGCTGTTCGCGTTGCCTGCGGAGCCTGAAGAGGGCGACTGCATCACGCCCGTCGTGGCCAACATCGACGCGCCCGTGATCGGCGCGCGCGTGGCCAGGCGTTTTACCGTCAGTGGCTGGGCAGTCAAGGACGTGGCCGGCGTGCGCAAGGTGGAGGTAACGCTGGACGGCCGGGTCGTTGCACAGGCGGAGGACGCCGGCGCGAATGATTGGCTGCGCGGTTTCCTGAAGCACGGCTCACGCGATCCGCGCATGCCGCGGGTCCAGTTCAGGGCGGAGGTCGATGCCGGCGGGTGGGATGCCGGGCGTCATTGGCTGGGGCTGCGCATCACCGGTGGTGATGGCAGCGTGGAGCAGTGGGCCGAGCAGGTGGTCGTGCTGGAGTAG
- a CDS encoding AAA family ATPase: MLSDALGDALKRAQAQVNALVLGKAHEVRLAFVALLSDGHLLIEDLPGLGKTTLAHALAATLGLGFQRVQFTSDLLPADVLGVSVYDAQARAFTFHPGPVFTNVLLADEINRAPPRTQSALLEAMAEYQVTLDGVTHALPQPFFVIATQNPVDLSGTYPLPDSQLDRFLLRLALGYPSAESERELLSGSDRRMLIAQAMPLLSSEDVLALRQAVNAVHASDALIHYVQSLLARSRQHPGVRVGLSPRAGIALLRAARAYALLLGRNHVLPEDVQALFAAVAAHRLVAEAESSSVAALAKAILHAVPVD, from the coding sequence ATGCTATCCGATGCCTTGGGCGACGCCCTCAAACGCGCACAGGCGCAGGTCAACGCACTGGTGCTGGGCAAGGCGCATGAAGTGCGCCTCGCCTTCGTCGCCCTGCTTTCCGACGGCCACCTGCTGATCGAAGACCTGCCAGGACTGGGAAAGACCACGCTGGCGCATGCATTGGCGGCCACGCTGGGCCTGGGCTTCCAGCGCGTGCAGTTCACCTCGGACCTGCTGCCGGCGGACGTGTTGGGGGTGTCGGTGTACGACGCGCAGGCACGCGCCTTTACCTTCCACCCCGGTCCCGTCTTCACCAACGTGCTGCTGGCGGATGAAATCAACCGCGCGCCGCCCCGCACCCAGAGCGCCTTGCTGGAAGCGATGGCGGAGTACCAGGTCACCCTGGATGGGGTGACGCATGCACTGCCGCAGCCGTTCTTCGTGATCGCCACGCAGAACCCGGTGGACCTGTCGGGCACGTATCCCTTGCCGGATTCGCAGCTGGACCGCTTCCTGCTGCGGCTCGCACTGGGCTACCCGAGCGCGGAATCCGAGCGCGAACTGCTATCCGGCAGCGACCGTCGCATGCTGATCGCGCAGGCCATGCCACTGCTGTCGTCTGAAGACGTGCTGGCGTTGCGGCAGGCCGTCAATGCCGTGCACGCCAGCGACGCGCTCATCCATTACGTGCAGTCACTGCTGGCGCGCAGCCGCCAGCACCCGGGCGTGCGCGTGGGCCTTTCGCCGCGCGCGGGCATCGCACTGCTGCGCGCGGCGCGTGCCTATGCGCTGCTGCTGGGGCGCAACCATGTGCTGCCGGAAGACGTGCAGGCCCTGTTCGCCGCTGTCGCGGCCCATCGCCTGGTGGCGGAAGCCGAATCCTCCTCGGTCGCGGCGCTGGCCAAGGCCATCCTGCACGCGGTGCCGGTGGACTGA
- a CDS encoding DUF58 domain-containing protein: MAETPRAALARRFALLARPRQPEALPVQLDRRRIYVLLTPFGLFFAALLFVMVLGALNYNNNPALLLALLLAATAMASLIAAHLQLSELRVDAISAEPVPAGTPLQVHVALSARDGRARRGLRLDALDAVCFAPPMAGEGVMAQFAAPTSRRGWFSLDRIRLSTTQPLGLARAWSWVWPASPLLVYPQPEPGGPPLPEGQGTGLQSRLHPAGDDVHHLRAYRPGDARRAIAWKPTARRDTLLVREYEQPLGAEVPLEWHSLSALPYEHRIRRLAHWVDLAEREGRRYRLVLPGQPAMGPSHGAAHRHLCLRALALLPYAETR; encoded by the coding sequence ATGGCGGAGACGCCCCGCGCGGCCCTGGCCCGTCGCTTCGCGCTGCTGGCGCGCCCGCGCCAGCCGGAAGCGTTGCCCGTGCAGCTCGACCGCCGACGGATCTACGTACTGCTCACGCCGTTCGGGTTGTTCTTTGCCGCACTGCTGTTCGTGATGGTGCTGGGTGCGTTGAACTACAACAACAACCCGGCCCTGCTGCTGGCCCTGCTGCTGGCGGCCACCGCGATGGCAAGCCTGATCGCCGCGCACCTGCAGTTGTCCGAATTGCGCGTGGATGCGATCTCGGCCGAGCCCGTGCCTGCGGGTACGCCGTTGCAGGTGCATGTCGCGCTGTCCGCACGCGATGGACGCGCCCGGCGGGGCCTGCGCCTGGATGCGCTGGATGCCGTCTGCTTCGCCCCGCCAATGGCCGGCGAAGGCGTGATGGCACAGTTCGCAGCGCCCACGTCCCGCCGCGGATGGTTCAGCCTCGACCGCATTCGCCTGTCCACCACGCAGCCGCTGGGGCTGGCCCGCGCGTGGTCGTGGGTCTGGCCTGCGTCGCCGTTGCTGGTGTATCCGCAACCGGAGCCCGGCGGTCCCCCGTTACCGGAAGGCCAGGGTACGGGCCTGCAATCGCGCCTGCATCCGGCCGGCGACGACGTTCATCATCTGCGTGCCTATCGCCCGGGCGATGCGCGGCGCGCGATCGCCTGGAAGCCCACCGCGCGGCGCGACACGCTGTTGGTGCGCGAATACGAACAGCCACTCGGCGCCGAAGTGCCGCTGGAATGGCACAGCCTGTCCGCGCTGCCCTACGAACACCGCATCCGACGACTCGCGCACTGGGTGGATCTGGCCGAACGCGAAGGCCGCCGCTACCGTCTCGTCCTGCCCGGCCAGCCCGCCATGGGACCCTCGCATGGCGCCGCCCATCGCCACCTCTGCCTGCGCGCCCTCGCGCTGCTGCCTTATGCCGAAACGCGCTGA
- a CDS encoding DUF3488 and transglutaminase-like domain-containing protein has product MPKRADAVPLDAGSRLWTLTTAAACLLTLLIQLPPMLALGLGATGLVMAAASWRRPLPTLLRAMLALAVLAAVISVMGIRFGRDTGCALLAAMLAIKPTETTSLRDNRSLLGFAMFAPFAAFLLDQGPLTMSLGLLGILSGLVALQRLADAEAQAISDGPPALRRLAMVGKLVAIGLPLMLAAFWLFPRFATPLWGVPERALARPGLSDEMTPGEWLDLMTDDSPALRVQFFGATPRAEDMYWRGPVLWDFDGRSWTQPGWMRSLPAEPVVAGTRTWDYQLEVEPTDRRHLVALDLPTQAPDGARLSMDYGLSVASPLSSLSRWRMQSAAPARFDADLKRTLRQRALLLPDGFNPRTRALAAQWRQEAGRDDAALVNRALQWIRAEFAYTLETPLPGRHAVDEFLFDRKQGYCEHFSSAFVVLMRSAGVPSRVVTGYTGGIYNPLGKYWMVRRMDAHAWAEVWLPGRGWVRVDPTAAVAPERIYDTLEDRIATGDAALGTFAGFGNVSDWLRRGWNDLVLGFDASRQARLLERLGANGLGTGGMGVLFGVFALLALGWMAWLLARGERERDPLLRAWHRLGARYARFGLSREPHETASDWARRVAAQRPQGANLLFSLSRRFAAARYAASEGDHRALIEDLRRHRP; this is encoded by the coding sequence ATGCCGAAACGCGCTGACGCCGTGCCACTGGATGCGGGCAGCCGGCTGTGGACGCTGACCACCGCCGCGGCGTGCCTGCTGACGCTGCTGATCCAGTTGCCGCCCATGCTGGCGCTGGGGCTGGGCGCCACGGGCCTGGTGATGGCCGCCGCGTCGTGGCGCCGGCCGCTTCCCACCCTGCTGCGCGCGATGCTTGCGCTCGCGGTGCTGGCTGCGGTGATATCGGTGATGGGCATACGGTTCGGCCGCGACACCGGCTGCGCGCTCCTGGCCGCCATGCTGGCCATCAAGCCCACCGAAACCACCAGCCTGCGCGACAACCGCAGCCTGCTGGGGTTCGCGATGTTCGCGCCGTTTGCTGCTTTCCTGCTGGACCAGGGGCCGTTGACGATGAGCCTCGGCCTGCTGGGCATCCTGAGCGGACTGGTCGCCCTGCAACGGCTGGCCGACGCGGAGGCACAGGCGATCAGCGACGGTCCGCCCGCGCTGCGCAGGCTGGCCATGGTCGGCAAGCTGGTGGCGATCGGACTGCCGCTGATGCTCGCCGCATTCTGGCTGTTCCCGCGCTTCGCCACGCCGCTGTGGGGCGTTCCCGAACGCGCGCTCGCCCGCCCCGGCCTGAGCGACGAAATGACGCCCGGCGAATGGCTGGACCTGATGACCGACGACTCCCCCGCGCTGCGCGTGCAGTTCTTCGGTGCCACACCCCGCGCGGAGGACATGTACTGGCGCGGGCCGGTGCTGTGGGATTTCGACGGCCGCAGCTGGACCCAGCCAGGCTGGATGCGTTCATTGCCGGCGGAGCCGGTGGTGGCAGGGACGCGCACATGGGACTACCAGCTGGAAGTCGAACCCACCGATCGTCGCCACCTGGTGGCCCTCGACCTGCCGACGCAGGCGCCCGACGGCGCCCGGCTTTCGATGGACTATGGGCTGTCGGTCGCGTCACCGTTGAGCTCGCTGTCGCGCTGGCGCATGCAGTCGGCCGCACCCGCACGCTTCGATGCCGACCTGAAACGGACATTGCGCCAGCGCGCCCTGCTGCTTCCGGACGGGTTCAATCCGCGCACGCGGGCGCTCGCGGCGCAATGGCGGCAGGAAGCAGGCCGCGACGATGCCGCCCTGGTCAACCGCGCACTGCAATGGATCCGCGCCGAATTCGCCTACACGCTGGAGACGCCCCTGCCGGGCCGGCATGCGGTGGATGAGTTCCTGTTCGACCGCAAGCAAGGGTATTGCGAGCACTTCAGCTCCGCCTTCGTCGTGCTGATGCGCTCGGCGGGCGTGCCGTCGCGGGTGGTGACCGGCTACACCGGCGGCATCTACAACCCGCTGGGCAAGTACTGGATGGTGCGCCGGATGGATGCGCATGCGTGGGCAGAAGTCTGGTTGCCCGGGCGCGGCTGGGTGCGCGTGGATCCGACGGCCGCCGTGGCACCGGAACGCATCTACGACACGCTGGAGGACCGTATCGCAACCGGTGATGCCGCATTGGGCACGTTCGCCGGCTTCGGCAACGTCAGTGACTGGCTGCGCCGCGGCTGGAATGACCTGGTGCTGGGCTTCGATGCGTCGCGTCAGGCCCGCCTGCTGGAAAGGCTGGGTGCCAACGGGCTGGGGACGGGCGGCATGGGGGTGCTGTTCGGCGTGTTCGCGCTGCTGGCGCTGGGCTGGATGGCCTGGCTGCTGGCACGCGGCGAGCGCGAGCGCGACCCCCTGTTGCGGGCATGGCATAGGCTGGGCGCACGGTATGCCCGGTTCGGGCTGTCACGGGAGCCACACGAAACCGCCAGCGACTGGGCGCGCCGGGTCGCTGCCCAACGTCCGCAGGGGGCCAATCTGCTGTTTTCACTCAGCCGGCGTTTCGCCGCGGCGCGTTACGCTGCCAGTGAGGGGGATCACCGCGCACTGATCGAAGACCTGCGCCGGCACCGCCCGTAA
- a CDS encoding Slp family lipoprotein: MNLRIVLLAAAAATLAACATAPKPLQGSFTPVNPRDSVAAPQVGAPVRWGGRIISTTPAQNSTCFQLVSRPLSGTGRPLSSAPDATDGRFIACRAGFYDPAVFTEGREVTFVGRIEGYESTRIGEYDYQLPRMAADVVYLWPEVREVDVVYPYYRDPFYWGPRWGWWGW; this comes from the coding sequence ATGAACCTTCGTATCGTTTTGCTTGCCGCCGCTGCCGCCACCCTGGCCGCGTGCGCCACCGCACCCAAGCCGTTGCAGGGCAGCTTCACGCCGGTCAACCCGCGCGACTCCGTGGCGGCTCCGCAGGTGGGCGCACCGGTCCGCTGGGGCGGCCGCATCATCAGCACTACCCCCGCACAGAATTCCACCTGCTTCCAGCTGGTCTCCCGCCCGTTGTCGGGAACGGGACGCCCCTTGAGCAGCGCCCCCGACGCCACCGATGGCCGCTTCATCGCCTGCCGCGCGGGCTTCTACGATCCCGCCGTGTTCACCGAAGGCCGCGAGGTGACCTTCGTCGGGCGCATCGAGGGATACGAGTCCACGCGCATCGGCGAGTACGACTACCAGCTGCCCCGTATGGCCGCCGACGTCGTCTATCTGTGGCCGGAAGTACGCGAGGTCGATGTGGTTTACCCCTACTACCGCGACCCGTTCTACTGGGGCCCGCGCTGGGGCTGGTGGGGCTGGTAA
- a CDS encoding histidine triad nucleotide-binding protein: MTDTLFAKIIRREIPATIVHEDEDVLGFKDIAPQAPVHVLFVPKREAIPTLDDVKPDQALLLGKLMLAAADYARREGFAQDGYRVVMNCREHAGQTVFHIHLHLLAGAPLGRFGTPG; the protein is encoded by the coding sequence ATGACCGACACCCTGTTCGCCAAGATCATCCGCCGCGAGATTCCCGCCACCATCGTCCACGAGGACGAGGACGTGCTGGGATTCAAGGACATCGCTCCGCAGGCGCCGGTACACGTGCTGTTCGTACCCAAGCGGGAAGCGATACCCACGCTGGATGATGTGAAGCCCGACCAGGCACTGCTGCTGGGCAAGCTGATGCTGGCGGCCGCCGACTACGCGCGCCGCGAGGGTTTCGCGCAGGACGGCTACCGGGTGGTGATGAACTGCCGCGAGCACGCGGGGCAGACCGTGTTCCACATCCATCTGCACCTGCTGGCCGGTGCCCCGTTGGGACGCTTCGGCACGCCGGGCTGA
- the recR gene encoding recombination mediator RecR encodes MSSLLEQLIESLRVLPGVGQKTAQRMAYHLLDREREGGKRLADILGVALDSIGHCRQCRDFTESELCALCASSSRDRHQLCVVESPSDRLAIEQATGYRGVYFVLQGRLSPLDGIGPRELGLDQLATRLAEGEVTEMIIATNPTVEGEATAHYLAQLARQQGVRPSRLAHGVPLGGELEYVDRGTLAHAFGGRSDMPL; translated from the coding sequence GTGTCTTCCCTCCTCGAACAACTGATCGAGTCGTTGCGCGTACTGCCCGGTGTCGGGCAGAAGACCGCGCAACGCATGGCGTACCACCTGCTCGATCGCGAGCGGGAGGGAGGCAAGCGGCTGGCCGACATCCTCGGCGTTGCGCTGGACAGCATCGGTCATTGCCGCCAGTGCCGGGATTTCACCGAGTCCGAGCTGTGCGCGCTGTGCGCCAGCAGCAGTCGCGACCGGCACCAGTTGTGCGTGGTGGAGTCGCCGTCCGACCGTCTGGCCATCGAGCAGGCGACCGGCTATCGGGGTGTCTACTTCGTGCTGCAGGGACGCCTGTCGCCGCTGGACGGTATCGGTCCGCGCGAACTGGGACTGGACCAGTTGGCCACCCGGCTGGCCGAGGGCGAGGTCACCGAGATGATCATCGCCACCAATCCCACCGTCGAGGGCGAAGCGACGGCGCACTACCTTGCCCAGCTGGCACGCCAGCAGGGCGTGCGCCCCAGCCGCCTGGCCCATGGCGTGCCGTTGGGCGGCGAGTTGGAGTACGTCGACCGCGGCACGCTGGCGCATGCCTTCGGTGGCCGCAGCGACATGCCGCTGTAA
- a CDS encoding YbaB/EbfC family nucleoid-associated protein encodes MRGNIAQLMQQAQKMQENLQRAQEELAKLEVTGNAGGGMVSVTLTGTKECRKVRIDPSVLGDQEMLEDLVAAAFNDAANKVDAESKAKMGSATAGMPLPPGMKLPF; translated from the coding sequence ATGCGTGGAAACATTGCCCAACTGATGCAGCAGGCGCAGAAGATGCAGGAAAACCTGCAGCGTGCGCAGGAAGAACTGGCCAAGCTGGAGGTCACCGGCAACGCCGGCGGCGGCATGGTCAGCGTGACCCTGACCGGCACCAAGGAATGCCGCAAGGTGCGCATCGATCCGTCCGTGCTGGGCGACCAGGAAATGCTGGAGGACCTGGTGGCGGCCGCGTTCAACGACGCCGCCAACAAGGTCGACGCCGAATCGAAGGCGAAGATGGGGTCGGCCACCGCCGGCATGCCGCTGCCGCCGGGCATGAAGCTGCCGTTCTGA
- the dnaX gene encoding DNA polymerase III subunit gamma/tau, whose product MSYLVLARKWRPKRFAELVGQEHVVRALTNALDSGRVHHAFLFTGTRGVGKTTIARIFAKSLNCEKGTSADPCGQCAACLDIDAGRYIDLLEIDAASNTGVDDVREVIENAQYMPSRGKFKVYLIDEVHMLSKAAFNALLKTLEEPPEHVKFLLATTDPQKLPVTVLSRCLQFNLKRLDEGQIAGQVTRILGAEGIEADEGAIRQIAKAADGSLRDGLSLLDQAIAYAGGALRDDGVRTMLGTVDRTQVGAMLDALARGDGESLLAVVAALAEFSPDWAGVLDALAEALHRIQVRQLVPSAAVESEGIDVDAFAQQLRPEVVQLWYQMSLSGRRDLYLAPSGRAGFEMSVLRMLAFRPAQAGELRGDGKPAPAVAASTVTAAMPTPRAVASAPEPVAVVSPPAPTPAPVPPLSASLPDDTPPWATGDIVVAPAPPVPVAARSDSAPAPAAASFMPVDIGITDAETWLHFAHHSGLKGVGKQLVENAAFVAYDAGVLKLSLDAGFDYLRSDRATRELAEAIALRYGVAPKLVFVSAEAHAGSGGETLKERSHRQRDERQSSAEETFMNHPDVQRLIQQHGAKVVPDSIRPYEE is encoded by the coding sequence ATGTCCTATCTCGTCCTTGCCCGTAAGTGGCGCCCCAAGCGTTTCGCCGAGTTGGTGGGCCAGGAACACGTGGTCCGCGCGCTGACCAACGCGCTGGACAGCGGTCGCGTTCACCACGCCTTCCTGTTCACCGGCACGCGCGGCGTCGGCAAGACCACCATCGCGCGCATCTTCGCCAAATCGCTGAACTGCGAGAAGGGCACCAGTGCCGACCCTTGCGGCCAGTGCGCGGCCTGCCTGGATATCGACGCCGGCCGCTACATCGACCTGCTCGAGATCGACGCCGCCTCCAACACCGGCGTGGACGACGTGCGCGAGGTGATCGAGAACGCCCAGTACATGCCGTCGCGCGGCAAGTTCAAGGTCTACCTGATCGACGAAGTCCACATGCTGTCGAAAGCGGCGTTCAACGCGCTGCTGAAGACGCTGGAAGAGCCGCCGGAGCACGTCAAGTTCCTGCTGGCCACCACCGATCCGCAGAAGCTGCCGGTCACCGTGCTGTCCCGCTGCCTGCAGTTCAACCTGAAGCGGCTGGACGAAGGCCAGATCGCCGGACAGGTCACCAGGATCCTGGGTGCCGAAGGCATCGAGGCCGACGAGGGCGCCATCCGCCAGATCGCCAAGGCTGCCGACGGCAGTCTGCGCGATGGCCTGTCGCTGCTGGACCAGGCGATTGCCTATGCCGGCGGCGCGCTGCGTGACGACGGCGTGCGCACCATGCTGGGCACCGTGGACCGCACGCAGGTGGGCGCCATGCTGGATGCCCTGGCGCGCGGCGATGGTGAATCCCTGCTGGCGGTGGTGGCGGCGCTGGCCGAGTTCTCGCCCGACTGGGCAGGCGTGCTGGATGCCCTGGCCGAAGCCCTGCACCGCATCCAGGTGCGCCAGCTGGTGCCCTCGGCCGCCGTCGAATCCGAAGGCATCGACGTGGATGCGTTCGCGCAGCAGCTCCGGCCCGAGGTCGTGCAGTTGTGGTACCAGATGTCGTTGAGCGGACGCCGCGATCTGTACCTGGCGCCGAGCGGGCGTGCAGGCTTCGAGATGAGCGTGCTGCGCATGCTGGCGTTCCGTCCGGCGCAGGCCGGCGAACTGCGGGGCGACGGCAAGCCGGCGCCAGCGGTCGCCGCGTCGACGGTTACGGCCGCCATGCCGACGCCACGCGCTGTCGCGTCCGCGCCGGAGCCCGTGGCGGTCGTGTCGCCGCCGGCCCCAACGCCGGCACCCGTCCCGCCACTTTCCGCTTCCTTACCCGATGACACGCCGCCTTGGGCGACGGGCGACATCGTCGTGGCGCCGGCACCCCCGGTTCCGGTGGCCGCGCGCAGCGATTCCGCCCCAGCGCCGGCCGCGGCTTCCTTCATGCCCGTGGACATCGGCATCACCGACGCCGAGACGTGGCTGCACTTCGCCCATCACAGCGGGCTGAAAGGCGTCGGCAAGCAACTGGTCGAGAACGCGGCATTCGTCGCGTATGACGCCGGCGTGCTGAAGCTTTCGCTGGATGCCGGGTTCGACTACCTGCGTTCGGACCGCGCAACACGAGAGCTGGCCGAAGCCATCGCCCTGCGTTACGGCGTGGCACCGAAACTTGTATTCGTGTCCGCCGAGGCGCACGCCGGCAGCGGCGGCGAAACGCTGAAGGAACGCAGCCACCGCCAGCGCGACGAGCGCCAGAGCTCGGCCGAAGAAACCTTCATGAACCATCCGGATGTGCAGCGGTTGATCCAGCAGCACGGCGCCAAGGTCGTCCCGGATTCCATCCGTCCTTACGAAGAGTGA